Part of the Peromyscus leucopus breed LL Stock chromosome 6, UCI_PerLeu_2.1, whole genome shotgun sequence genome, tGTAGTCAGCAGgctgagaaagacagacaaactGGATTctgtgggttatttaaaaaaaaaaaaacaaaaaagaggacaggaaggaatGAGGAAGTGGTAGTGGAgctgggagggactgggaggaggagtggaaacgaatatggtcaaaatacattgtatggcaTCCTGAAAGAATTGACAAGAGTATTTCTTTAAGATGAAAGAATGTaagactacatttttttttttatgtgttaggCCAAATCACTTTATGAAAGAATGGAGAAATTAATTTACATCCCTGATAAGAGCGTTCCGGTCTCTATTCCAGGTGTTGCCACATCTGCAAACTTCCTGGAAGAGTCATGGGGATTCGAGTGCTTCGTTTCTCCCTGGTGGTCATCCTTGTGTTGCTGCTCGTAGCTGGAGCTCTGACCAATTTGCTCCCCAACATCAAAGAAGACAAGATGCTCACCCTGCGCCGGGAAATCAAGCCCCAGAGCACGCCGGCCCTGGATTCTTTTACTCTCATTATGCAGACATACAACAGAACGGACCTCTTGCTAAGACTCTTGAACCATTACCAGGCAGTACCAAATCTGCACAAAGTGATCGTGGTGTGGAACAATGTGGGTGAGAAGGGGCCGGAGGAGTTATGGAATTCTCTCGGGCCTCACCCTGTCCCTGTCGTCTTCAAACCACAAACAACGAACAAAATGAGAAATCGACTCCAGGTCTTCCCCGAACTGGAAACCAATGGTGAGTCAAAGCTGGGTTCTGAGACGGAAAGGActtgagtgggtgggtggggtgggtgacttctggcttccagggaAGCTAtcgttaaaaaaacaaaacaaaacaaaaaacaaaaacaaaacagcacttGGAAACACTTAAGAAGCAATTTTTAAGAATCCCACAAGCAGCTTGTTGTAAAGCCAGCCAGCACAATTTATGCTTAATGTATCCgggtctctctcttcttcctgtgtgtaaCAGTTTCTCCAGGGTGTGATTTTCTTAAAAGACCCTTGGCTTTATTTAAGGGTTCATTACTCTCCGGGTTGATGGACTATAATTGTGTGACGATATTTCCCCCTCAGGCAGGATTTTCTTTTCCTACTAGACAGATCTCTTCAAGAATACTTTTTCATTTACTACCTGGGTTCGAAAATGCTTGCTTTGAATGGTCTGTATAGACGCAACTGTATCTTactgatttttattcatttctaaactgttcagtgatttttttttcttcccattgcAGCGGTATTAATGGTAGATGATGACACTCTGATTAGTGCCCAGGACCTTGTTTTTGCTTTCTCAATTTGGCAGGTAATGTTGCTATATGTTTTATGACACCATATGGGTAAAGTTTTATCTGTGTAATACCTAACCAGGGTAGCTTAGTTTAACATGGAGGTCACTAAAACAGTATAGGCAGTATCTTAAAACATAGCAGAAATTGTCATCCGGCAGTCAAGAGTTTCTGAGCTTAATTAAGACAACACAAAAATTGCCTTAGCATTTTGGTGTAGTGGGAAGAAAAATTGGAATTAGCTTACCAAGAACAGTGAAATGATCTGGCACAGCCAAACTACAATGCAGAAAAGTTTTCCCAAACCATTTGTGTCTCAAATGGCAAGTGTATTTGTGTATTAACAATGTAAGAAActtgttataaaagaaagcatttatcgCTTCGACAAAGCTGCATCCTCGTTAAGACCGTGTTGAGCAATTCTGAGgtaataattgtgtgtgtgccgTTGTGGTGGCAGGTGATTGTTCTGGCTTGGTTTTTCCTAAATGCCAGCTTGACTGGACAGGCGTGAACAGCCCACGAGCTCTCCCTCTGAGCATACACTGATACTAGCTGAGCTTCACAGGCTGCATTAGAAATGACCTGAATCCAGAACTGTGTGTAGATCTTGTGATTAAATACTGTGCTATCCTAGGCGGTCAGATTCGCAGTAAGGTCCCCCCACGAGCTACGTGGAGGGTAGTGACAGTGCCCTACCAGTACCAGCCTTCTCAACCTGCAGTTTTCAATTTCATGCCTAGCATATTGATTAATGAATCGTCCTTTTTTTCTAtattaacaatttttttctgcctataaataaaatctttaggcAAAATGTTCTAATATCATACTTCAGctctgggatttcttttttttttttaatttaggaattcttttttcattttacatactaatcactgttccccctcccgcccctctctcactcctccccctcccccagtacccctcatcccctcctcctagggggtaaggcctcccttgggtaggcTGGCATACCACAGCTATAGGATTTCTACTTAAAGgttaaacaaaaaaatcaatctaCCCTAAATACAAAGATAGAATCGGGTACAATGTAAAGACTGTGATTAGTTAGAGCAATTTGAATAGAACTATAAGGAAatataaatggtattttaaattttatatatgaaatatcaAGAACCATTTCAGTCCGCTGCGCAGGAGAATCTGACTGTGTGATAGTGTCCCACGCTTCCATAATGTGTTGTGTATGCAAGTAAGATGGAGAGGATGGGCACCTGTGCCTACACATACCTGTCACTGCTCCACCTTGGTGCCTTCCCCTGGCTTTCTCCAGCATGTGAGACTTTTCAGTGTTTGGATTCTGTAAATGGTTCTTCTTTGGAGGCTACTAGCCTTTATCTATCATCtgagcatcctctctgcccccagcAACACAGTTATCCCTATCCTCAATGCACCCATCTGCCTTACCCAATCACCTCTATAGCCTTCTGACCTCTCAGGGGGTGACAATCCCCACTCATGTATGTGAATATTCTCATTATACTCTGAGCTCTTGGAAGTGAAATTTAATTTGCTGagattgtatgtgtgcatgcccctTGCCTTGGCAGACAAAACTCAAACTGGGTGAGATTCAAATTATTCACAAGAATGAATTAAacttttaataaatatgtaatttatgtTGTACTTACTgatttaaattcatatttttgaaaaggaaatatcTAAATCTGAAAGggcataaaatttaaattttaaacaatatttaaattgtttaaaatcaATTGTGACTTTCAAGAAC contains:
- the Extl2 gene encoding exostosin-like 2, with protein sequence MRCCHICKLPGRVMGIRVLRFSLVVILVLLLVAGALTNLLPNIKEDKMLTLRREIKPQSTPALDSFTLIMQTYNRTDLLLRLLNHYQAVPNLHKVIVVWNNVGEKGPEELWNSLGPHPVPVVFKPQTTNKMRNRLQVFPELETNAVLMVDDDTLISAQDLVFAFSIWQQFPDQIVGFVPRKHVSTSSGIYSYGGFELQTPGLGNGDQYSMVLIGASFFNSKYLDLFQRQPAAVHALIDETQNCDDIAMNFIVTKHTGKSSGIFVKPINMVNLEKETNGYSGMWHRAEHFLQRSYCINKLVNIYDGMPLKYSNIMISQFGFPYANHKSKM